The genomic segment CCGCTGTTGACCTGACCGGTATTTTGGACCGGGCCAGATGGGAGGCGACTGCATGGTAGTGGCCATGGGTAGCCGGAAGGTCAGGTCCGGGAAGCTGACAGGCGCGGGCGGCCGGTAGCCCAACGACGAATGCAGCCGGACACGGTTGTAGGTGTTCTGCCATAGGCCAATCACGACCTGTGCTTCTCTCAGCGAGTAGTAGATTTCCTGGAGTAGGCACTCGTCACGTAGCTTTGCTCGGAGACATCCGCCTCCTTGCACGCGACAGCGACGCTCTTGCCTTGCGCCGTCTGTACCTCGATCTGGCGCAGCATCAGCACGACCTTCTCCGCGCTCGGCCTCTGTCCTCGCTTCATTCCCAACTCCTCTGATCCAGGCTGATCCTCTCAATCGGTCCGGCCCAAAGCCAGCCGGTCAGGTCAAGGGCGGACCGCACTAGTCTCAGGCTCACCTCGCTCGGAAACTGATGTGGCGACGAATGATTGGGCCGTCGCTTGTGTTCAATTGCACGAGGTGACGTGGACTCTTGGGGTTTACGCTTTGGTGCGGACCGGCACGCGCTCGGGCTTGATCTGCAACGCCTCCTTCGCGCGGGAGGTCGGCAAGGCCTGGAAGGAGCTCAAGACCGAGACCACGGTGGAGGAGCGCATCGAGACCTGGACGATCGACGGCGAGGTGTTCGAGCGCCGGGTGCAGGTCCCCGTGATCAAGCGGGTGGCGATCTTCCACCGGAAGGC from the Methylorubrum extorquens genome contains:
- a CDS encoding protein of unknown function associated with transposase of ISMdi3 (ORF 1) (Evidence 5 : Unknown function; Product type e : enzyme) translates to MKRGQRPSAEKVVLMLRQIEVQTAQGKSVAVACKEADVSEQSYVTSAYSRKSTTR
- a CDS encoding transposase: MRGSAWIRGVGNEARTEAERGEGRADAAPDRGTDGARQERRCRVQGGGCLRAKLRDECLLQEIYYSLREAQVVIGLWQNTYNRVRLHSSLGYRPPAPVSFPDLTFRLPMATTMQSPPIWPGPKYRSGQQRVRRHEAGGDRRSAGCLGVGVKLLRQYAGADVTRVAKYPR